In Sulfurihydrogenibium subterraneum DSM 15120, a single window of DNA contains:
- a CDS encoding DUF3592 domain-containing protein, with the protein MNPIVLYTFYVVFASILAFFVIYKQFRYLFWKKTQGEVLEKKVERVNEIIKYETYKPVIKYKYTVNGNEYMSDKIFLSPFETDKNTAEKIINEFKSQNVDVYYNPFNPSESVLKRSINAGLVVMLIALIGIMLPFLYQTFIEIHGYGLDTKTIAEIVKNILHKLRD; encoded by the coding sequence ATGAATCCAATAGTACTTTATACTTTTTATGTGGTTTTTGCCTCTATTTTGGCATTTTTTGTAATATATAAACAATTTCGCTATTTATTTTGGAAAAAAACTCAAGGTGAAGTCTTAGAAAAAAAAGTAGAAAGAGTAAATGAAATTATAAAGTATGAAACTTACAAACCTGTTATAAAGTATAAATACACAGTAAACGGTAATGAGTACATGTCTGATAAAATCTTTTTATCCCCTTTTGAAACGGATAAAAACACAGCTGAAAAAATTATAAACGAGTTTAAGTCTCAAAATGTAGATGTTTACTATAACCCATTTAACCCATCTGAAAGTGTTTTAAAAAGGTCTATAAATGCTGGATTAGTAGTAATGCTAATAGCTTTAATTGGGATTATGCTTCCATTTTTATATCAAACCTTTATAGAGATTCACGGTTATGGTTTAGATACCAAGACGATAGCAGAAATAGTTAAAAATATTTTACATAAACTTCGTGATTGA